Proteins encoded by one window of Sphingosinicella sp. BN140058:
- a CDS encoding acyltransferase, translating to MSGKGQALAGRGDLPALTGIRGIAAWYVVLYHARISAGAFLPEPVQALLGRGYLAVDLFFMLSGFVLWLNYVDRLRTGGIAAFPGFLARRIARIWPLHIVMLGAAIAFTSLLLALGKPADEPWGQLPLHILLVHNWGFTDRLAWNDPSWSISGEFAAYLLFPLLTAAIDWRRLPAWALILLVTGLAMLLHLVMKAGGGSVLDHDVPHLGIFRALIEFAIGTMLCALWTQWRAGYRRGFLAALLPLGLVAATPGETLAAPLLLATLLFLVALGAGARFDPLASRPIHYLGLISYSTYLVHFLLFRLFKIVFVGTALTPALFGLYLLLTLAASIILFHGVERPAQRALCNIFDRRARRPVSVAIAAE from the coding sequence ATGAGCGGGAAAGGCCAGGCTCTCGCGGGACGTGGCGATCTGCCCGCCCTCACCGGCATACGCGGGATCGCCGCCTGGTACGTCGTCCTCTACCATGCGCGGATCTCCGCCGGCGCTTTCCTGCCGGAGCCGGTGCAGGCGCTGCTCGGCCGCGGCTACCTCGCGGTCGATCTGTTCTTCATGCTCTCCGGCTTCGTGCTCTGGCTGAATTACGTCGATCGGCTACGGACAGGCGGGATCGCGGCCTTCCCCGGCTTCCTCGCGCGGCGTATCGCGCGGATCTGGCCGCTGCACATCGTCATGCTCGGCGCAGCGATCGCCTTCACCTCGCTGCTGCTCGCGCTCGGCAAGCCGGCGGACGAGCCCTGGGGCCAGCTGCCGCTCCACATCCTGCTGGTCCACAATTGGGGATTCACGGACCGGCTGGCCTGGAACGATCCGTCCTGGTCGATCAGCGGGGAGTTCGCCGCTTATCTCCTCTTCCCGCTGCTCACCGCCGCGATCGACTGGCGGCGGCTGCCCGCCTGGGCGCTGATCCTGCTCGTCACCGGCCTTGCCATGCTGCTCCACCTGGTCATGAAGGCTGGCGGCGGCAGCGTGCTCGACCACGATGTCCCGCACCTCGGCATCTTCCGCGCCCTCATCGAATTCGCCATCGGCACGATGCTTTGCGCGTTGTGGACGCAGTGGCGCGCGGGGTATCGGCGCGGCTTCCTCGCCGCCCTGCTGCCGCTCGGGCTGGTCGCTGCGACGCCCGGCGAGACGCTGGCGGCGCCGCTGCTGCTTGCCACCCTGCTGTTTCTGGTCGCGCTCGGCGCCGGAGCCCGCTTCGATCCGCTCGCCTCCCGTCCGATCCACTATCTCGGCCTGATCAGCTACTCGACCTACCTCGTCCACTTCCTGCTGTTCCGGCTGTTCAAGATCGTGTTCGTCGGCACCGCGCTGACGCCCGCCTTGTTCGGCCTCTACCTGCTGCTCACCCTCGCCGCGTCGATCATCCTGTTCCACGGCGTCGAACGCCCCGCCCAGCGTGCGCTTTGCAATATTTTCGATCGCCGGGCGCGACGACCTGTTTCGGTGGCGATCGCGGCCGAATAG
- a CDS encoding DNA topoisomerase IB — protein sequence MIRYVDDSAPGITRKRQGRYWQYFAADGSRITDREEIDRLNGVGMPPAYEKCWFCPDPVGHIQAVGWDARGRKQYRYHPLFREQQETKKYERLARFGEALPKLRQRLEEDLTGKPTAKETVLAAVVRLIDETRMRVGNEEYAKENKSFGATTLRNRHAKVERGKLKISYTGKHGIKRTVTITDRNLLRIAKKTQDLPGQNLFEYVTGEGDVCAVTSSDVNAYIKEAMGEDFTAKDFRTWGASTIAFEEMIRRVDEKGSVKLKSVMEPVAEALGNTPAISRKSYVHPALIEAAKDAGAIGERKLPRSSKYLSAAERGLIEFLDALPEEAAKVEAKVAKRARSKGKSKAAAEAEIAAETSKKVKAEAA from the coding sequence ATGATCCGCTACGTCGACGACAGCGCGCCCGGCATCACCCGCAAGCGCCAGGGCCGCTACTGGCAATATTTCGCGGCCGACGGCAGCCGGATCACCGACCGGGAGGAGATCGATCGCCTGAACGGCGTCGGCATGCCGCCGGCCTATGAGAAATGCTGGTTCTGCCCGGATCCCGTCGGGCATATTCAGGCGGTCGGATGGGACGCGCGCGGCCGCAAGCAATATCGCTACCACCCGCTGTTCCGCGAGCAGCAGGAGACCAAAAAATACGAGCGTCTCGCCCGCTTCGGCGAGGCGCTGCCAAAGCTCAGGCAGCGGCTCGAGGAAGACCTGACCGGCAAGCCGACCGCGAAGGAGACGGTGCTCGCCGCCGTGGTCCGCCTCATCGACGAAACTCGGATGCGGGTGGGCAATGAGGAATATGCCAAGGAGAACAAGAGCTTCGGCGCCACCACCTTGCGCAACCGCCATGCCAAGGTGGAACGCGGCAAGCTCAAGATCAGCTATACCGGCAAGCACGGCATCAAACGAACCGTGACGATCACCGATCGCAACCTGCTCCGCATCGCCAAGAAGACGCAGGATCTGCCGGGGCAGAATTTATTCGAATATGTCACCGGCGAGGGCGATGTCTGCGCGGTCACGTCGAGCGACGTCAACGCCTACATCAAGGAGGCGATGGGCGAGGACTTCACCGCCAAGGATTTCCGCACCTGGGGCGCCAGCACGATTGCCTTCGAGGAGATGATCCGCCGCGTCGACGAGAAGGGCAGCGTCAAGCTGAAGAGCGTGATGGAACCGGTCGCCGAGGCACTCGGCAATACTCCGGCGATCAGCCGCAAATCCTATGTCCACCCGGCGCTGATCGAGGCGGCCAAGGATGCCGGCGCGATCGGCGAGCGCAAGCTGCCCCGATCAAGCAAATACCTGTCCGCCGCCGAGCGCGGGCTGATCGAGTTCCTCGACGCTCTGCCCGAAGAGGCCGCCAAGGTCGAAGCGAAGGTGGCCAAGCGCGCCCGATCCAAGGGCAAGAGCAAGGCGGCGGCCGAGGCCGAAATCGCCGCCGAGACCAGCAAGAAGGTAAAGGCCGAGGCGGCGTAG
- a CDS encoding mechanosensitive ion channel family protein has translation MSNNSISVADAAQNLSEKTGAIATEAQGWIANNGLNILIASAVGVVIALALLGIRALGCRMVGRVTPGTDPRWPILFARVIAKTSLFFIILVSAQLVAEHAETPPAILQAINFLFVIAATLQAAIWARELILGYIQHRAGADDGHGTLSSAMGIVRLLVTVALFAVAIVVILDNLGVNVTGLIAGLGIGGIAIGLAAQGIFSDLFAALSIIFDRPFRRGDMITFGTFTGRVEKIGLKSTRIRALNGELVVVSNTNLLNMQLQNFAPLQQRRALMTFGTTYQIAPDLIPQLGEELKAIVEKQPNATFDRCHAFQFGASSIDFELVFHVEGTEFTAFADVRQAVMVEMMRRFAELGVEFAYPTQVTFTAAPDGRMVMPYPHVKMLAEGECGNEGQDEVPRARASGNGHG, from the coding sequence ATGAGCAACAACAGCATTTCCGTCGCCGACGCCGCGCAGAACCTATCCGAGAAGACCGGCGCAATCGCCACCGAAGCGCAAGGCTGGATCGCCAATAACGGGCTCAACATCCTGATCGCCTCTGCGGTCGGCGTGGTGATCGCGCTGGCCCTGCTCGGGATCCGCGCGCTCGGCTGCCGGATGGTCGGCCGAGTGACGCCGGGAACCGATCCCCGCTGGCCGATCCTGTTCGCACGGGTGATCGCCAAGACCAGCCTGTTCTTCATCATCCTCGTCTCGGCCCAACTCGTCGCCGAACATGCCGAGACTCCGCCGGCAATCCTGCAGGCGATCAACTTCCTGTTCGTCATCGCCGCGACGCTGCAGGCGGCGATCTGGGCCCGCGAGCTGATCCTTGGCTACATCCAGCACCGTGCCGGCGCCGACGACGGCCACGGCACGCTCTCGTCCGCGATGGGCATCGTCCGCCTGCTCGTCACCGTCGCCCTCTTCGCGGTGGCGATCGTCGTCATCCTCGACAATCTTGGCGTCAACGTCACCGGCCTGATCGCCGGTCTCGGCATCGGCGGCATCGCCATCGGTCTTGCCGCCCAGGGCATCTTCTCCGATCTGTTTGCGGCGCTTTCGATCATCTTCGATCGGCCGTTCCGCCGTGGGGACATGATCACCTTTGGCACGTTCACCGGCAGGGTCGAGAAGATCGGCCTCAAGAGCACCCGGATCCGTGCGCTCAACGGCGAGTTGGTGGTGGTCTCCAACACCAATCTGCTCAACATGCAGTTGCAGAATTTCGCGCCGCTGCAGCAGCGCCGTGCGCTCATGACGTTCGGCACGACCTACCAGATCGCCCCCGATCTCATCCCGCAGCTCGGCGAAGAGCTGAAGGCGATCGTCGAGAAGCAGCCGAACGCGACCTTCGACCGCTGCCACGCCTTCCAGTTCGGCGCCTCGTCGATCGATTTCGAGCTGGTCTTTCACGTGGAAGGCACGGAGTTCACCGCCTTCGCCGACGTCCGCCAGGCCGTGATGGTCGAGATGATGCGTCGCTTCGCCGAGCTTGGCGTGGAATTCGCCTATCCGACCCAGGTCACCTTCACCGCCGCACCGGACGGCCGGATGGTGATGCCCTACCCGCACGTGAAGATGCTCGCGGAAGGGGAGTGCGGGAACGAAGGGCAAGACGAAGTCCCCCGGGCCCGTGCCAGCGGGAACGGCCACGGCTGA
- a CDS encoding calcium:proton antiporter, with product MERLARHWTWFAPLLAWAMIAGGKSLPAWLLAAALILTVLAAVHHAELVAHKVGEPFGTLILAIAVTVIELGLIVTLMAAAGPAAATLARDTVFAAVMIILNGLVGLCILIGALRHREQSFQQTGVSASLATLCALTTLTLVLPNFTIAQPGPVYAPSQLAFVAIVSFLLYLTFVAVQTVRHRDYFLPTRDRAADPAAHADPPSNRDTAMSAALLLLCLGGVVLLAKSLATPIENAVTGAGAPRAIVGVIIAALVLLPEGVAATRAALANRLQTSLNLALGSALATIGLTIPAVAGLSLAAGLPIALGLDPKSIVLLFLTLIVATLSLGTGRTTILQGAVHLVILGVYLFTTIVP from the coding sequence ATGGAGAGACTCGCCCGCCACTGGACCTGGTTCGCACCGCTTCTTGCGTGGGCAATGATCGCGGGCGGCAAATCGCTGCCCGCGTGGCTGCTGGCGGCGGCCCTGATCCTGACCGTGCTCGCGGCCGTTCATCATGCCGAGCTCGTCGCCCACAAGGTCGGCGAGCCGTTCGGCACCCTGATCCTGGCGATCGCGGTGACGGTTATCGAACTCGGCCTGATCGTGACCTTGATGGCGGCGGCCGGCCCGGCCGCGGCGACCCTCGCTCGCGACACGGTGTTCGCCGCAGTGATGATCATCCTCAACGGCCTGGTCGGGCTCTGCATCCTGATCGGCGCGCTTCGCCACCGCGAGCAGAGTTTCCAGCAGACCGGAGTGAGCGCCTCGCTAGCGACCCTGTGCGCGCTGACCACCCTCACCCTCGTGCTGCCCAACTTCACGATCGCCCAGCCCGGGCCGGTCTACGCTCCCTCCCAGCTCGCCTTCGTCGCGATCGTATCCTTCCTGCTCTATCTGACCTTCGTGGCGGTGCAGACCGTTCGTCACCGCGATTATTTTCTGCCGACCCGGGATCGCGCCGCCGATCCCGCCGCCCATGCCGATCCGCCATCGAACCGCGACACCGCGATGTCCGCCGCTCTGCTGCTGCTCTGCCTGGGCGGCGTGGTCCTGCTCGCCAAAAGCCTCGCGACTCCGATCGAGAATGCGGTCACCGGCGCCGGTGCGCCGCGGGCGATCGTCGGCGTGATTATCGCCGCTTTGGTGCTGCTGCCCGAGGGCGTCGCCGCCACCCGGGCGGCGCTGGCGAACCGCCTCCAGACCAGCCTCAACCTCGCGCTCGGCTCCGCCCTGGCGACGATCGGCCTCACCATTCCCGCCGTTGCCGGGCTGTCGCTTGCAGCCGGCCTGCCGATCGCCCTCGGCCTCGACCCCAAGAGCATCGTCCTGCTCTTCCTGACCCTGATCGTCGCCACCCTTTCGCTCGGCACCGGCCGGACCACCATCCTTCAGGGCGCCGTCCACCTCGTCATCCTTGGAGTCTATCTGTTCACCACGATCGTGCCGTGA
- a CDS encoding TetR/AcrR family transcriptional regulator translates to MATLPTPSGKRAARREDMRSRIEAALLDGFASGEPARLGHDALAEAAGVSRRTVYRYFPDKDALMKALWNRLASAIAPAAWPESGPDVLARLPGLFAGFDANAPTMIVAMASAQGRAMRNAMTSERSTAWRAALAKETEALAEPDRTMAIAVIQYLGAGFAWSEMRDQWGLDGAASAAACGWAIRTLLKDLASRGERPLAHAD, encoded by the coding sequence ATGGCCACCCTCCCTACCCCCTCGGGCAAGCGCGCCGCACGCCGCGAGGACATGAGAAGCCGGATCGAAGCCGCCTTGCTGGACGGCTTTGCCAGCGGAGAGCCGGCGAGGCTCGGCCATGACGCACTTGCCGAGGCGGCCGGCGTGTCGCGGCGCACCGTGTACCGTTACTTCCCGGACAAGGATGCGCTGATGAAGGCGCTATGGAACCGCCTTGCGAGCGCGATCGCTCCCGCTGCCTGGCCGGAGAGCGGACCCGACGTCCTCGCCCGCCTGCCCGGCCTCTTCGCGGGCTTCGACGCCAATGCGCCGACGATGATCGTCGCCATGGCGAGCGCGCAGGGCCGCGCGATGCGCAACGCCATGACGTCCGAACGCAGCACTGCCTGGCGCGCGGCGCTGGCCAAGGAGACCGAAGCGCTCGCCGAACCGGATCGGACGATGGCGATTGCGGTCATCCAGTATCTCGGTGCCGGCTTCGCGTGGAGCGAGATGCGAGACCAATGGGGCCTCGACGGCGCGGCCAGCGCTGCCGCCTGCGGCTGGGCGATCCGGACTCTGCTAAAGGACCTTGCATCACGGGGCGAACGACCGTTGGCCCACGCGGACTGA
- a CDS encoding adenosine deaminase: MTDLSDFIARLPKAELHMHIEGSLEPELMFALAQRNRVEIPFDSVEAVCAAYQFSNLQDFLDIYYRGADVLRTEADFRDLAAAYFDRAAADGVVHAEIFFDPQTHTDRGIGFDVVMRGLTAAMDAAQARHGITSRLILCFLRHLDEAAAFATLEAAQPWLHRIEAVGLDSSELGHPPEKFARVFAAAAACGLKRVAHAGEEGPPDYVHQALDVLQVDRLDHGNRSLEDPALVERLVREQMTLTVCPLSNLKLCVVGTMEEHPIDRMLDEGLRVTINSDDPAYFGGYVNDNYRAAAEARGLGRDALVTLARNSFLGSFLPEAEKAALVARLEEYAARA; encoded by the coding sequence ATGACCGATCTGTCCGACTTCATCGCTCGCCTGCCCAAGGCCGAACTCCACATGCACATCGAGGGAAGCCTCGAGCCCGAACTGATGTTCGCGCTTGCCCAGCGCAATCGGGTGGAGATCCCGTTCGACAGCGTCGAGGCGGTTTGCGCCGCCTACCAATTTTCCAACCTGCAGGATTTCCTGGACATCTATTATCGCGGCGCAGACGTGCTCCGCACCGAGGCGGATTTCCGCGACCTCGCCGCCGCCTATTTCGATCGGGCGGCTGCCGACGGCGTCGTGCATGCCGAAATCTTCTTCGATCCGCAGACCCACACCGATCGCGGCATCGGCTTCGACGTGGTGATGCGCGGGCTCACCGCGGCCATGGATGCGGCGCAAGCGCGCCATGGCATCACCTCCAGGCTTATCCTCTGCTTCCTCCGCCATCTCGACGAGGCTGCCGCCTTCGCGACCCTCGAGGCCGCGCAGCCATGGCTCCACCGGATCGAGGCGGTGGGCCTCGACAGCTCCGAACTCGGCCATCCGCCCGAAAAGTTCGCCCGGGTGTTCGCGGCGGCCGCCGCTTGCGGCCTGAAGCGCGTCGCCCATGCCGGCGAGGAGGGCCCGCCCGATTACGTCCATCAGGCGCTCGACGTTCTGCAGGTCGATCGGCTCGATCACGGCAACCGCTCGCTCGAGGATCCGGCGCTGGTCGAACGCCTGGTGCGCGAGCAGATGACATTGACCGTCTGTCCGCTCTCCAACCTGAAACTGTGTGTGGTCGGCACGATGGAGGAGCATCCGATCGATCGCATGCTGGACGAGGGGCTGCGGGTGACGATCAACTCCGACGATCCCGCCTATTTCGGCGGCTACGTCAACGACAATTACCGCGCTGCCGCGGAAGCACGCGGGCTGGGGCGCGACGCGCTCGTCACGCTGGCCCGCAATTCGTTCCTCGGCTCGTTCCTCCCCGAGGCCGAGAAGGCCGCGCTCGTCGCGCGCCTCGAGGAGTATGCCGCGCGGGCTTGA
- a CDS encoding DUF2231 domain-containing protein — MENPPPQSTARIFGHPLHPMLIPFPMVSFIGAFAADIAYWRSANLFWLNMASWLLAAGLLFGALAAATGLTDYLANKRIRALRPATPHMLLNIAVMVIGLVNVFVHNRDGWTAVVPTGLILSTITVLLLGVSAWLGGSLVYKHGVGVRP, encoded by the coding sequence ATGGAAAACCCGCCCCCGCAATCCACCGCACGGATCTTCGGCCATCCGCTTCACCCGATGCTGATCCCGTTCCCGATGGTCTCCTTCATCGGCGCGTTCGCCGCCGACATCGCCTATTGGCGCTCGGCCAATCTGTTCTGGCTCAACATGGCGAGCTGGCTGCTCGCCGCCGGCCTTCTGTTCGGGGCGCTCGCCGCCGCGACCGGACTGACCGACTATCTCGCCAACAAGCGCATTCGCGCGCTGCGCCCGGCGACGCCGCACATGCTGCTCAACATCGCGGTGATGGTGATCGGGCTGGTCAACGTGTTCGTTCACAATCGCGATGGCTGGACCGCGGTAGTTCCGACCGGGCTTATTCTCTCCACGATCACGGTGCTGCTGCTGGGCGTGAGCGCGTGGCTGGGCGGCTCGCTCGTCTACAAGCATGGCGTCGGGGTGCGGCCATGA
- a CDS encoding sorbosone dehydrogenase family protein, protein MKRLLLAGAALLALAGCGEQTIDPQSQLGPNPQLPEPRQALLPAMRIAEVVGWKQNEAPTVPSGLAIRQVATGLSNPRNLIALPNGDILVVESRKQGAEPVTRPKGIIVGLVMSKAHGEKGTPPPSNRVTLLRDANADGVPELKTVLLENLNAPFGIVFVDNALYVANTDAIVRYPYVPGQTRITAPGQRLTDLPAGEINHHWTKSLAASPDGASLYVGIGSNSNAMENGAEAERDRAMIWEVDRATGRHRVYASGLRNPNGLTFYPGSNILWAVINERDELGPDLVPDYLTSVRPGAFYGWPYSYYGKHLDPRVKPEQPALVARAIPPDYSLGSHVAPLGLAFGAGGSLGGRFAGGAFVGEHGSWNRDHYAGYKVVFIPFQAGRPAGKPVDVVTDFLNADGQARGRPVGLALDRTGALLIADDVGNSVWRVTATGG, encoded by the coding sequence ATGAAGCGGCTGCTGCTCGCGGGTGCCGCGTTGCTCGCGCTGGCCGGTTGCGGCGAACAGACGATCGATCCGCAGAGCCAGCTTGGCCCGAACCCGCAGCTTCCCGAGCCGCGGCAGGCTCTGCTGCCGGCGATGCGGATCGCGGAAGTGGTCGGCTGGAAGCAGAACGAAGCGCCGACGGTGCCGAGCGGGCTCGCCATCCGTCAGGTCGCCACCGGCCTGTCCAATCCGCGCAACCTCATCGCTTTGCCCAATGGCGACATCCTGGTGGTCGAATCGCGCAAGCAAGGCGCGGAACCGGTGACCCGGCCCAAAGGCATCATTGTCGGCCTGGTGATGTCGAAAGCGCATGGCGAAAAGGGCACGCCGCCGCCGAGCAATCGTGTGACCCTGCTGCGCGACGCCAATGCCGACGGCGTTCCCGAGCTCAAGACGGTGCTGCTCGAGAATCTGAATGCGCCGTTTGGCATCGTCTTCGTCGACAACGCGCTCTACGTCGCCAATACCGACGCGATCGTGCGTTATCCGTATGTGCCCGGCCAGACCCGGATCACCGCCCCCGGACAGCGTCTCACCGATCTTCCAGCCGGGGAGATCAACCATCATTGGACGAAGAGTCTTGCCGCCAGCCCTGACGGCGCCAGCCTCTATGTCGGCATCGGCTCCAACAGCAACGCGATGGAGAACGGCGCCGAGGCGGAGCGCGACCGGGCGATGATCTGGGAAGTCGACCGCGCAACCGGCCGACACCGTGTCTATGCCAGCGGTCTTCGCAACCCCAACGGCCTGACCTTCTACCCCGGCAGCAACATCTTGTGGGCCGTGATCAACGAGCGCGACGAGCTCGGCCCCGATCTCGTGCCCGATTATCTCACCTCGGTGCGGCCCGGCGCCTTCTACGGCTGGCCCTATTCCTATTACGGAAAGCATCTCGATCCGCGGGTGAAGCCGGAGCAGCCCGCTCTCGTCGCCCGCGCGATCCCGCCCGATTATTCGCTCGGCTCGCACGTCGCGCCGCTCGGCCTCGCCTTCGGCGCCGGTGGAAGCCTTGGCGGACGCTTCGCCGGCGGCGCCTTCGTCGGCGAGCATGGCAGCTGGAACCGGGATCATTATGCCGGCTACAAGGTCGTCTTCATCCCGTTCCAGGCCGGACGGCCCGCCGGCAAGCCGGTGGACGTCGTCACCGACTTCCTCAACGCCGACGGGCAGGCACGCGGACGGCCGGTCGGCCTGGCGCTCGACCGCACCGGCGCGCTGCTGATCGCCGACGATGTCGGCAACAGCGTCTGGCGGGTCACCGCGACGGGAGGCTAG
- a CDS encoding glycosyltransferase family 1 protein, which yields MRILIVTDAWAPQVNGVVRTLQATRDALQQMGHVVGLIAPDLFRSLPCPTYPEIRLALAGAAAIGRRIEAFAPEAIHIATEGPLGLAARRWCLRRGHPFTTAYHTQFPDYLARRTRLPAAAFWPFIRRFHRPAAAILVSTRAVAVQLDRQGLGQTRLWSRGVDLSCFGPDAPVHPRLQRLPGPILLHVGRLAVEKNVEAFLRARHAGSKIVVGDGPLLAALKCKYPDVAFLGARQGAELASLYASADALVFPSRTDTFGLGMIEALACGTPIAAFPVPGPADVLDESVGAMREDLDDAIAAALTRDRAACAAFGRRFSWSASAGQFVSALVPLKAGADFRPGLAATA from the coding sequence ATGCGCATTCTGATTGTCACCGATGCCTGGGCACCCCAGGTCAACGGCGTGGTGCGCACCCTGCAGGCGACCCGCGACGCTCTTCAGCAGATGGGGCATGTCGTCGGCCTGATCGCGCCCGATCTCTTCCGTTCGCTGCCATGCCCGACCTATCCGGAGATACGGCTTGCGCTCGCCGGCGCTGCCGCGATCGGCAGAAGGATCGAGGCATTCGCACCGGAGGCGATCCACATCGCCACCGAAGGACCGCTGGGCCTTGCAGCGCGGCGCTGGTGCCTGCGCCGCGGCCATCCGTTCACTACGGCCTACCACACCCAATTCCCGGACTATCTGGCGCGGCGCACGCGCTTGCCGGCGGCCGCCTTCTGGCCGTTCATCCGCCGCTTCCACCGTCCTGCCGCCGCCATCCTGGTGTCGACCCGGGCCGTCGCCGTGCAACTCGATCGGCAGGGCCTCGGCCAGACACGATTGTGGAGCCGCGGCGTCGACCTGTCCTGCTTCGGGCCCGATGCACCGGTGCATCCGCGGCTGCAGCGGCTGCCAGGACCGATCCTGCTGCATGTCGGCCGCCTCGCCGTCGAGAAGAATGTCGAGGCCTTCCTGCGCGCGCGCCACGCCGGCAGCAAGATCGTCGTTGGCGACGGGCCCCTGCTCGCCGCGCTCAAGTGCAAATATCCCGACGTCGCCTTTCTCGGCGCCCGTCAAGGCGCCGAGCTCGCGTCGCTTTATGCCAGCGCCGACGCGCTCGTCTTCCCCAGCCGTACCGACACGTTCGGCCTGGGGATGATCGAGGCGCTCGCCTGCGGCACCCCCATTGCCGCCTTTCCGGTACCGGGCCCGGCGGACGTGCTAGACGAGAGCGTCGGCGCGATGCGCGAGGATCTCGACGACGCCATCGCCGCGGCGCTGACTCGTGATCGCGCTGCCTGCGCCGCTTTCGGCCGACGGTTCAGCTGGTCGGCGAGCGCCGGGCAGTTCGTCTCGGCGCTGGTGCCGCTAAAGGCCGGTGCGGATTTCCGTCCGGGCCTCGCCGCCACCGCCTGA